In the genome of Triplophysa rosa unplaced genomic scaffold, Trosa_1v2 scaffold536, whole genome shotgun sequence, the window tgagatattgtaagtactcagctgaacaaactatataacactggcctagtggtttttggatattttactgcaaaattgttacaaactgcacctttaaaatacattttaagcaATCTTTCCAGTGACATGATCACAAATTTCTTTGCACATCATCCATAAAGTCCATTGTAGGACAACACAACAAGTGCCTCCTTTCAAGTCTAAATTGTTCCAGTAAACGTAAAGCAATCTAACAAAAGCAGCATGCTCCAGAAATCAAATTGAGGCTGATTGTGTAAAAAATCATTCTTTTTTCTCTAGCATGAAACACATCAATATCCTTATGGAGCCATTGATCTGCATTGTAGACTTCACAGCAACACAGGCAGCAACTCTATTGTGAGTTGGTGTgtcttaaaaaaacacagaatcaGGGCATCGATTGAATGATGTGGCAGAAAAGTGTCATATTGAATGACGTGTCATACTGAGACTTTAAATTTAAGCACAGTGATATTGGTGGTCTCTTACCATCACTTTGATCACCTCTGAAAACTCTCGTTTCTGTCCTTGCTCTGTCTTTTCAAGGATCTGCGTAGCGTCTCTCTGGTCTCTCTGGACACCTGGACTGTGTCTTGCCCGTGGTTGGAAAGAGCTACAGAGACATATTTGGTTGCCAGTTTGATAACAGCTTTTGTGCAGGGCGTTGTGATGATCTGGTAGTCTGTAAGGGCACAGTTTTTCTTCCACGTGACCGCTCTGCACCGCAGCGGCTCTATAACCTCCACTTACCCGGGCGACCCTCCGAATCACCCTGAGTCTGGCTGCGTACGGGCCATTGGCAGCCAATGATGATGAACCCAGATGGGCCACCTTTGCCGGGCACTCGTGACACCATTCCAGTCTATGAACAGATGCCCTTTTCCATGCAGGTTGAGGGCTTCTTGTTGCATGGTTCGCCGAGACAGATTCGACGTGCCGCCCAGCCATTTCTTCACTTGGTTGCACATGAGATGATGTTTGAATCCACTCTATCATTGGCAGTGCTTCACTCACCCCTATAAGACATACAGGCGTTGAGTTCTcgcaaaaaacaatattttgtttctGGGTCATTGAGTCAGTGGAATCACTTGGATTTATGGGTACGCTGTGGTTCAGTGCAACAGTTCTGGTAAGAATCAAGCCTGGGTTGGCAGAATGTTTAGAAGGGATGCTTCGCTGAGATGCTTTCCATCTTCTGTTTGCTCCGTCCGATGAATCATTTGTTACGGACGTGTCAGACCTCGACTGGACAAATAAATTGGGGGACAAAATTATGTTCCTTTGGTCCAAATAACGACATTTGTGCAGAACTTTCTGTTTAGCCATTTGGCATTCGTGAAATTCATCAtctaaaaaagacagaaaaacaaaaagctttaATATTGTGTTGGAGCCAGACTGGgtcatcaaaataaaaaataatcattaaaatAACGCAATTGCACATAAAAAAGTGCCTAATAATGTCTAATTCGGGTACATATCCTTTCAGGACATTTGGGAATACAGGAATATTTCTGTTTAACAAGGTTATGTCTATCGATAAGGCTTCACACCCTCCCTCTTTCTTGCTCTTGGGTCTATGGGTGTCTGAGTCCAGTTAGTCTGATGATGAATCTCACAGGTGGGGATTTTAAATGTCAGGTCTAAGTCCAGCGTAGCCCGGCTCTGATCGATGTCCCTCTCTATGGCTCTTTTGCAGAATGCAGCTCTGAGGGACTCTGTATGACTCACCGGTTTTTAACACAGAATAAGACTAATGGTGGAgggtttaaatgaaaatgttcattGTTTAACCTTCAGTAGCAGTGGGTGGAAGAACAATAGGGGCAAGAAGTCTGAGACCACTATTGAAAGTGTCTCTATTTAGcactgtttcttttttattttaaattataattacatCATCAGGCCAATTTACATCACACTGTaggtttaaaggtgcagtttgtaaaaaccgccgctagagggcgcacgatgaAAACGacaacaatggcgtagcttgatgacgctgtgaaggagcgtggaatgatgggatgtgttgtcttcaactccaccgctgatggccatcaatcagacgggaacgagaaatcatgttagcggatgaggtaaagttttataattgttgcgaataattgtggtccataaataagtgactgctcgaaacaagctagtggcttgctagacgctagacactatttccgcatttgtccacgacactgctgtcatgcggtttctacatcagtaaaggcggtaacaaaggggaacgcggacatgacgccattgacaggcgaccgcACAGCCCCGTGTTACTGTTTAGAATgacgattttctcacgatttacaagtagttggaaacatttgagatattgtaagtactcagcggaacaaaatatataacactggcctagtggtttttggatattttactgcaaaattgttacaaactgcacctttaactgaaaatgtaatgatttcgtttttttgtatttgcctTAATTAATGCACACGAACCGGActaaatttttatttcttaGAAGTTACTCTTTCATAGGAGATTTGATGCTCAGTTTCATTGAAGTGGATTTATGAACAAGGTTGTATAGgtgaaataatctggatttggctAAAGTTGATGAGAAATGTGTGAGTTCATACTAAGATCTTCAATgctattgacttttgattgcagacttgacaaatatGATCTTAGTTTGTGAcactgttgagatctcttctgaaactccaaTGGAGACACTTGTAAGTCCCGAtccacatttcgcgtctaaaaccacgTGGAAAACACGAAAAGCTGaaatatttccatctcgatgcctgccgcgcgtctacatttagtctacaataacgaatatgcgcggaaaagacgtgaaatgtgaatcgggcctaatgctgggttcacaccaaacgcgttTTAATTACTCGCGCTCCACGCTTTTTATTACTCGctggaaaagttcgttattttcgcgtgagtgacacgatctgacaaatattttcaaccttcgcggaagacgagattgacgcgTGTTGTTTTGCATATCCTGTCCGCTTATCAGAATCAAAAACTGTTCAGAATATTAACGGCCCCAGCTGTGAAAAGTAAACCATTCTTTCTCACCATACAGCCAAAATAATATTACCAaactcaaacaaacagaaaaaaaacagtcaaaacagagaaaaacatttgcAAATTACACATCTGGCCTCCTGTCTCTACGTGAAAATAAATGTCTCCGTGCTGGGAAAGTCGCGTCTTTCAACCCCGACGCACACTTCGAGGTGATTCTGAGTCATGCTTGGCAAGCTAGACTCAGAAGAATATAATGTATAATGGGCGCCTTCACAACCCCACGTGGAATATCACACAGCAGGTGAAAGCATCTGTAATTAGAAATGAAGCTCATGTGGTTGCGAGCGTAAGGGGAAAGAAACGTCAACGGATTCTGATGTGGCATTCCAGGCAGGgagcatatttatttttctttcagaTTCAAGACATGAGTCGTCTTTTCCTTCTGTTAGAACAtgaatgtgtttggttgcttaCCGTTCATTCCATTATCTTCCCAAGGACAGCACTGATCTCTCTTCTCACTCTTTCTGTTAAAACATTGTGAATAAACGAATGAAAAGATGAGAAAACTTTCAAGAATGAAGAATTAAACA includes:
- the LOC130551008 gene encoding uncharacterized protein LOC130551008; protein product: MNDDEFHECQMAKQKVLHKCRYLDQRNIILSPNLFVQSRSDTSVTNDSSDGANRRWKASQRSIPSKHSANPGLILTRTVALNHSVPINPSDSTDSMTQKQNIVFCENSTPVCLIGVSEALPMIEWIQTSSHVQPSEEMAGRHVESVSANHATRSPQPAWKRASVHRLEWCHECPAKVAHLGSSSLAANGPYAARLRVIRRVARVSGGYRAAAVQSGHVEEKLCPYRLPDHHNALHKSCYQTGNQICLCSSFQPRARHSPGVQRDQRDATQILEKTEQGQKREFSEVIKVMTHQLTIELLPVLL